The Natrinema sp. DC36 genome includes the window ACAGAGAGGCTCTGCTCGTAGCCCGCGCGGCGATCGCGAACGGGGAACTGCAGGCGCTCGACGGTCTCGACGTTGTGCGCGATCACGTCGGGTTCGGCGTCGATGATCTTTCGGACGAGGCGTTCTTCGCCCTGGAAGTCCGGAATGAGAACTTCGACGAGGATGCCGGGATGACGGTCCTTGATTTCGCGGATCGTCTCGGCGAAATGTCCCGCACCCTGATCCGGGAGGTCGTCACGGTCGACGCTCGTGAGGACGACGTAGTCGAGGCCGATCTCGGCGACCGCTTCGGCGACGTTCGCGGGTTCGTCGGGATCGAGCGGCTCCATCCCGCCCGTTTTCACGTCGCAGAAATTGCAGGCTCGGGAGCAGCGGTCGCCCATCAGCATGAAGGTCGCCGTCCCGCCACTGCCGTCGCCGGACCCCGCGGTTCCGTCGGGACCGGCGCGGCCCGACCAGCACTCGCCCAGGTTCGGGCAGTTGGCCTCCTCGCAGACGGTGTGCAGGCCGTGTTCCCGCAGCGTCTCACGGATGCCGGCGAACTCCTGGCCCGACGGCGGACGGCTCTTCAGCCAGTCGGGTTTGCGCGCACGGCTCATATTCGAGTATCGAGCCGCGAAGTGAAAAACCGTGGTGATCTCACGGCCGACGCCGCGACAGCAGGGGCAGAACGTGTCGTCAAAACGTCTGAATTTCAGTTATATCGCCGTTAATCGGTCCGTTCTCCCGATAGCTTTACGGACGGGTACCGAATAGGCGCGGCCGATGGCTTTCGGCTCGACACCAGACTGGTTTCACATCAGCGACGACGAGAGTATCGTCTGGGAGAGCCGCCCCCATCCGGTCACAATGGGGATTCGACTGCCGATCGGGATCGGGGTCGCACTCGTCGGCTTTCTCGTCGCCGGCTGGAGCGGGACCGACGGCATCGGCCCCTTGACGATACTCGGACTCCTCCTGATCATCGTCGGCGCGGTCGTCGCGTCCGTCCGCTATCTCGTCTGGACGAACACCCGCTACGTCATCACCTCCTCCGAGCTCTACAAGAAACGCGGGATCGTCTCGAGGGACGTTACTCAGTTTCGCCTCGAGCGGGTCCAGAACACCAGCCTGCGCCAGTCGGGGATCGGTCGCCTGCTGGGCTACGGCGACCTGACCGTCTACACCGCCGGCTCCGGCGAACCGGAGCTGACCTTCGAACGCGTTCCCAAGCCAGAACGGGCGAGCAGCCAGCTCAGCGACCAGCTCGAGCACGTCGCGACAGATAGAACAGCCGTCTGAGCGACGACTCGGAATCCGGGAAGCGCGTCGTCGACCCTCCTTCTCTGCCAGGGAGACGCTCGAGTGGACGGTGACAGCCTCGGAACGACCGATGAACCAAAGCACATTAGATCGAGTATGTCCTAGGAGGTGCAATGTATTCATATCTGACAATGTCCGAAGAGGGGCCGGTATCGCGGGGCTCGAGTGTTGCAGCGAGTGCGGGACTCGGCGTCTTCGCCGCCGCGCTCGG containing:
- the lipA gene encoding lipoyl synthase → MSRARKPDWLKSRPPSGQEFAGIRETLREHGLHTVCEEANCPNLGECWSGRAGPDGTAGSGDGSGGTATFMLMGDRCSRACNFCDVKTGGMEPLDPDEPANVAEAVAEIGLDYVVLTSVDRDDLPDQGAGHFAETIREIKDRHPGILVEVLIPDFQGEERLVRKIIDAEPDVIAHNVETVERLQFPVRDRRAGYEQSLSVLEQVERESDIYAKTSIMLGHGEYDHEVYQTLADLRERGVDIVTLGQYLRPSRDHLEVQRYDHPHKYETWRRVAEDELGFLYCASGPMVRSSYKAGELFVDAVLREGRSVAEARADARRSSPERSEP
- a CDS encoding PH domain-containing protein encodes the protein MAFGSTPDWFHISDDESIVWESRPHPVTMGIRLPIGIGVALVGFLVAGWSGTDGIGPLTILGLLLIIVGAVVASVRYLVWTNTRYVITSSELYKKRGIVSRDVTQFRLERVQNTSLRQSGIGRLLGYGDLTVYTAGSGEPELTFERVPKPERASSQLSDQLEHVATDRTAV